In Streptomyces sp. NBC_00448, the following are encoded in one genomic region:
- a CDS encoding ABC transporter substrate-binding protein, with protein MPVKRSAALAVSLTALVALTAGCSSSGSTAAGGSGGSKHYKMVYVQGMAGNPFFTSLTCGAQAEAKAKGVSFDAQGGKDYSPESQTPVLNAVIAQHPDAILISPMAGEAMVPALTQAKAQGIKLVFADSKAADDSLAVSEIASDNHAGGVLAAKTLATEIGGKGKVLVMGAKPGISTTDARQQGFVEEMKNHPGITVLDPQYSESQPATATAKFSAVLAANSDLAGVFAVSTQEVEGVATGVQSAGATGRVKVVGFDTSAPIMDDVSKGVVQDVVVQEPLQIGKDAVDQALAALQGKATTTSIATPYVVLTKANMATPEIAKYVYKSSC; from the coding sequence ATGCCTGTCAAGAGATCCGCGGCACTCGCCGTGTCCCTCACCGCGCTCGTCGCCCTCACCGCCGGCTGCTCCAGCTCCGGTTCCACCGCCGCAGGAGGCTCGGGCGGCAGCAAGCACTACAAGATGGTCTATGTCCAGGGCATGGCGGGCAATCCCTTCTTCACCTCGCTGACCTGCGGCGCCCAGGCCGAGGCCAAGGCCAAGGGCGTGTCCTTCGACGCCCAGGGCGGGAAGGACTACAGCCCGGAGAGTCAGACCCCGGTGCTCAACGCGGTCATCGCTCAGCACCCGGACGCCATCCTGATCTCGCCGATGGCCGGCGAGGCCATGGTGCCGGCGCTCACCCAGGCCAAGGCCCAGGGCATCAAACTGGTCTTCGCCGACTCCAAGGCAGCCGACGATTCGCTCGCGGTGTCCGAGATCGCGTCGGACAACCACGCGGGCGGTGTCCTCGCCGCCAAGACCCTCGCCACCGAGATCGGCGGCAAGGGCAAGGTCCTGGTGATGGGCGCCAAGCCCGGGATCTCCACCACCGACGCTCGCCAGCAGGGCTTTGTCGAGGAGATGAAGAACCACCCGGGCATCACCGTGCTGGACCCGCAGTACAGCGAGAGCCAGCCCGCCACCGCCACCGCCAAGTTCAGCGCCGTACTGGCCGCCAACTCCGACCTGGCCGGGGTGTTCGCGGTCAGCACCCAGGAGGTCGAAGGCGTGGCCACCGGCGTGCAGAGCGCGGGCGCCACCGGCCGGGTCAAGGTCGTCGGCTTCGACACCTCCGCCCCGATCATGGACGACGTCAGCAAGGGCGTGGTCCAGGACGTCGTGGTCCAGGAGCCGCTGCAGATCGGCAAGGACGCCGTGGACCAGGCCCTCGCCGCGCTCCAGGGCAAGGCGACCACCACCAGCATCGCCACCCCGTACGTGGTGCTCACCAAGGCCAACATGGCCACCCCGGAGATCGCCAAGTACGTCTACAAGAGCAGCTGCTGA
- a CDS encoding ABC transporter permease, whose amino-acid sequence MSALFPAGLRPGPGRERRQGEDGDQLARTLRQRLLGSSLLYLSVTLAVLVVGFSIAAPGSFLTVYNIRTMLTVASVLLVVSVGSTFVIATAGIDLSVGSVLVFAGVVSIKAMDAVGGGGAGAVLVGLAAALLAGLVWGTINGLLVARLRVPPLIATLGSMGVALGIAELVTNGSDLNGVPTALFTTIGLGRLFGVVPWIVVIAAAVTIGAWIALTRTRFGLRTLFIGSNSEASRRSGIDVTRHLIMVYALAGTLAGLAGFLDLALYASANIAGHTNDNLQAVTAVVLGGTSLFGGTASILGTVIGVFIPAVLQNGFVIVRVQTFWQEVVIGLVLVFAVYLDQLKRSALERF is encoded by the coding sequence ATGAGCGCACTGTTTCCCGCCGGTCTTCGGCCGGGCCCCGGCAGGGAACGCCGGCAGGGCGAAGACGGTGACCAGCTCGCGCGGACGCTCCGGCAGCGGCTGCTCGGCTCCTCGCTGCTGTACCTCTCCGTCACCCTTGCCGTGCTCGTCGTCGGCTTCTCGATCGCCGCCCCCGGCTCCTTCCTGACGGTGTACAACATCCGCACCATGCTGACCGTCGCCTCGGTCCTGCTGGTGGTGTCGGTCGGCTCGACCTTTGTGATCGCCACGGCCGGCATCGACCTGTCGGTCGGGTCCGTGCTGGTCTTCGCCGGGGTCGTCTCGATCAAGGCGATGGATGCTGTCGGCGGCGGCGGCGCGGGCGCCGTACTGGTGGGCCTGGCCGCCGCGCTCCTGGCCGGGCTGGTGTGGGGCACGATCAACGGCCTGCTGGTGGCCCGGCTCAGGGTGCCGCCACTCATCGCCACACTGGGCTCGATGGGCGTGGCCCTGGGCATCGCCGAGCTGGTGACCAACGGCTCCGACCTCAACGGCGTCCCCACCGCGCTGTTCACCACCATCGGGCTGGGGCGACTGTTCGGCGTGGTGCCGTGGATCGTGGTGATCGCGGCGGCCGTCACGATCGGCGCCTGGATCGCGCTCACCCGGACCCGGTTCGGACTGCGCACGCTCTTCATCGGCTCCAACAGCGAGGCCTCGCGCCGATCGGGCATCGACGTCACCCGGCACCTGATCATGGTGTACGCGCTGGCCGGAACCCTGGCCGGGCTGGCCGGCTTCCTGGACCTGGCCCTCTACGCCAGCGCCAACATCGCCGGGCACACCAACGACAACCTGCAGGCCGTCACCGCCGTGGTGCTGGGCGGAACCAGCCTCTTCGGCGGCACCGCGTCCATCCTCGGCACGGTGATCGGTGTGTTCATCCCCGCGGTACTGCAGAACGGCTTCGTGATCGTCCGGGTGCAGACCTTCTGGCAGGAGGTCGTGATCGGCCTGGTCCTGGTCTTCGCGGTCTACCTGGACCAGCTCAAGCGCAGTGCCCTCGAACGTTTCTGA
- a CDS encoding ATP-binding cassette domain-containing protein produces MPSPPLVPPVPLLEARAVRKRFGRAEALRGADFSVYRGEIVSLIGDNGAGKSTLVKAMSGALLPDSGEVRIDGEPVRLASPQDAQAAGIETVYQDLALAGGLGSAANLHMGREPLRAGFLGRMGFLDKSAMRRRCVEELASLGQKLNDVDSPVATLSGGQRQSVAICRAVTWAKRVVFMDEPTAALGVVQTRRVLDLIRRVRDAGVSVVLISHSMPQVLEVSDRIEVLRLGARVARFRTGEATAEDLVAAMTGLLVHDAPEATR; encoded by the coding sequence ATGCCTTCCCCACCCCTGGTTCCACCTGTACCCCTGCTCGAAGCCCGCGCCGTACGCAAGCGCTTCGGCCGGGCCGAGGCACTGCGCGGCGCCGACTTCAGCGTCTATCGGGGCGAGATCGTCTCGCTCATCGGGGACAACGGAGCGGGCAAGAGCACCCTGGTCAAGGCGATGTCCGGCGCGCTCCTGCCGGACAGCGGCGAGGTGCGGATCGACGGCGAGCCGGTGCGTCTGGCCTCCCCGCAGGATGCCCAGGCCGCCGGCATCGAGACGGTGTACCAGGATCTGGCGCTGGCCGGTGGGCTGGGATCGGCGGCCAACCTGCACATGGGTCGCGAGCCGCTGCGTGCCGGGTTTCTGGGCCGCATGGGGTTCCTCGACAAGTCCGCGATGCGCCGCCGCTGCGTGGAGGAACTGGCCTCCCTGGGACAGAAGCTGAACGACGTGGACTCGCCGGTCGCCACGCTCTCCGGCGGTCAGCGGCAGTCCGTCGCCATCTGCCGTGCGGTCACCTGGGCCAAGCGTGTGGTCTTCATGGACGAGCCGACCGCCGCGCTCGGAGTGGTGCAGACCCGACGGGTCCTGGACCTGATCCGGCGGGTCCGCGACGCCGGGGTGTCGGTCGTGCTGATCAGCCACAGCATGCCGCAGGTGCTGGAGGTCTCGGACCGGATCGAGGTGCTCAGGCTGGGTGCCCGGGTCGCCCGCTTCCGCACCGGCGAGGCCACCGCGGAGGACCTGGTGGCCGCCATGACCGGACTACTCGTACACGATGCCCCGGAGGCGACCCGATGA